One region of Miscanthus floridulus cultivar M001 chromosome 19, ASM1932011v1, whole genome shotgun sequence genomic DNA includes:
- the LOC136528100 gene encoding probable rRNA-processing protein EBP2 homolog, with the protein MVAVANEEALAHDEDIMDDVDSDVEESDSEDDSGEEAQAKPSDKAIYNKEAILEKLEDIAWPKNVDWMHKLTIEHDQGEKVDVNDDLARELAFYTQALDGTRQAFEKLQSMMVRFLRPTDYYAEMVKTDAHMHKIKGRLLSEKKRIEEAEERRKARESRKKAKEVQAEKKKERAKQKKEQIESVKKWRKQRQQGGFTKGNDDVPDLNFEGEEGFKQSKKKRPGVSPGDRSGGLDKRGKEGKNRRARDSKFGHGGRKGLKKQNTAETTNDFRSFNQGGESQNKKRKRF; encoded by the coding sequence ATGGTGGCCGTTGCAAATGAAGAGGCCTTGGCCCATGATGAAGACATCATGGATGATGTTGATTCTGATGTTGAAGAATCGGACTCAGAAGATGATTCAGGTGAAGAAGCTCAGGCTAAGCCTTCAGACAAAGCTATATACAACAAGGAGGCTATTCTTGAAAAACTTGAAGACATAGCCTGGCCCAAGAATGTGGACTGGATGCACAAGCTCACTATTGAGCATGATCAGGGGGAGAAAGTTGATGTGAATGATGATCTTGCTCGCGAACTTGCGTTTTACACCCAAGCTTTGGATGGTACAAGGCAGGCCTTTGAGAAGCTGCAGTCGATGATGGTCCGGTTCCTCAGACCAACAGATTACTATGCTGAGATGGTGAAGACTGATGCACACATGCACAAGATCAAGGGGAGGTTGTTATCGGAGAAGAAGAGGATCGAGGAGGCTGAGGAACGGAGGAAGGCTAGAGAGTCCAGGAAGAAAGCAAAGGAGGTTCAggctgagaagaagaaggagagggctAAGCAGAAGAAGGAGCAGATTGAGTCAGTCAAGAAGTGGAGGAAGCAGAGGCAACAAGGGGGATTCACCAAGGGAAATGATGATGTGCCAGACCTTAAttttgaaggagaagaaggatttaAACAATCAAAGAAAAAGAGGCCTGGTGTTTCTCCTGGTGACAGGTCTGGTGGTCTTGATAAGCGAGGTAAAGAAGGAAAGAACAGGAGGGCAAGGGATTCCAAGTTTGGGCATGGTGGTCGTAAAGGGCTGAAGAAGCAAAACACTGCTGAGACCACTAATGATTTCAGAAGCTTTAACCAGGGGGGTGAGTCTCAAAACAAGAAGAGAAAGAGGTTTTGA